From a region of the Arachis ipaensis cultivar K30076 chromosome B09, Araip1.1, whole genome shotgun sequence genome:
- the LOC107617222 gene encoding uncharacterized protein LOC107617222, giving the protein MRLEVEDQASTFMASLVIDFLSKRKNLPFLQITSDLLLFILRMDDYLPSAHSIEESIILQDTPIINANFILSDDSEIHDPTVNSWNELRSPIDHPLFSQSEIQGCLDIGDPVYTCLYCGASFWLLERVEKWSRINQPLFALCCFQGKIQLPYLQKAPNLLYILIHGHDSKSLLFQKKIRYYNSMFAFTSFGGKVIDSVNDGTGPPQFIISGQNYHRIESLLPQAGQVPKFVQLYIYDTEHELTHREGIFGQSLNIDRQLIIDLTQMIDQHNPIAQSFRRVREFHENHPSEVFSLKLFSQRERDRRVYNYPSCDEVAALVVGDFDSSDTGRDVIVKSVAGQLQRIYETHALYWPL; this is encoded by the exons CAAGTACTTTTATGGCCTCTCTGGTGATAGATTTTCTTTCAAAAAGGAAAAACCTTCCCTTTCTACAAATCACGTCAGATCTCCTGCTCTTCATTCTTCGGATGGATGATTATCTGCCTTCTGCACATTCGATTG aggAATCAATTATTTTGCAAGATACTCCAATTATTAATGCCAATTTCATATTATCAG ATGACTCTGAAATACATGATCCTACTGTAAATTCTTGGAATGAGCTTCGGTCTCCTATTGATCATCCACTTTTTTCACAAAGTGAAATTCAAG GTTGTCTCGATATTGGTGATCCTGTGTATACTTGTCTATATTGTGGTGCGTCGTTTTGGTTACTAGAGCGGGTTGAAAAATGGTCAAGAATTAATCAGCCTCTTTTTGCACTTTGTTGTTTTCAAGGAAAAATTCAATTACCGTATCTTCAGAAAGCtccaaatttattatatattttgattCATGGTCATGATAGTAAGTCTTTACTGTTTCAGAAGAAAATTCGGTATTATAATAGTATGTTTGCTTTCACTTCTTTTGGTGGTAAAGTAATAGACTCAGTGAATGATGGAACTGGCCCACCACAATTCATCATAAGTGGCCAAAATTATCATAGGATTGAAAGTTTATTACCTCAGGCTGGTCAAGTTCCAAAATTTGTCCAATTATACATATATGACACAGAACATGAGTTAACGCATAGAGAAGGAATATTTGG GCAAAGTTTAAATATAGATAGACAGTTGATAATTGATTTGACCCAAATGATTGATCAACACAATCCCATAGCACAATCATTTAGAAGAGTGAGAGAATTCCATGAGAATCACCCGTCTGAGGTGTTTTCTTTGAAATTGTTTAGTCAAAGAGAACGTGATCGAAGAGTTTATAATTATCCTTCGTGCGATGAAGTTGCTGCTTTGGttgttggtgattttgattctTCTGATACTGGTCGTGAT